The Glycine soja cultivar W05 chromosome 6, ASM419377v2, whole genome shotgun sequence genome has a window encoding:
- the LOC114416017 gene encoding protein MAIN-LIKE 1-like has product MSSTTRRRTRKVKSTTTTPPTMVKKQQPCRRKQERAKPSRGRGSKNHAQKEEELRTRGLGHALGYVTGRGVGRGDRDDYDDAPQRRRPTTSARRQRVPVTAAHDEPVLPAPDVEADVFSDDPMAPADVEDTRADIPADTGTQAAEDEHEGFPGGPSDPSVLTQYTDIVACNVWTGEEHPELKLSSHGRKVHSLGRSVPAIEGLVAGTGLSPLIVCSLDTGDRGLLSSFVERWHRETYSFHLPVREVQITLDDVSPLLHLPVVGDLHAFQPLHVDDAVQMLVDLLMVFAEAAGPEAGQCHGPYVHLQWVRDIYEHQCQAGHWTAATNVHVVYLEALRDLSQTRRYA; this is encoded by the exons ATGAGCAGCACAACCAGAAGAAGAACGCGCAAGGTGAAGAGCACCACCACCACGCCGCCAACAATGGTGAAGAAGCAACAACCATGCCGTCGAAAGCAAGAACGCGCAAAGCCCAGTCGAGGTCGCGGAAGCAAGAACCACGCGCAGAAGGAAGAAGAACTGAG gaccAGAGGATTAGGTCATGCCTTAGGTTACGTTACGGGCAGAGGTGTGGGCAGAGGAGATCGTGATGATTACGATGACGCTCCACAGCGTCGACGGCCTACCACATCCGCACGGAGGCAGCGAGTACCTGTGACTGCGGCACACGATGAGCCAGTGCTCCCTGCGCCAGATGTAGAGGCTGATGTATTTTCGGATGACCCGATGGCACCAGCTGATGTAGAGGACACTAGGGCAGACATTCCTGCAGACACAGGCACCCAGGCTGCTGAGGATGAGCATGAGGGATTTCCGGGTGGTCCGAGCGACCCATCCGTGTTGACCCAATATACGGATATCGTTGCTTGCAATGTATGGACGGGAGAG gagcaTCCTGAGTTGAAGTTATCCTCTCACGGGAGGAAGGTCCATAGTTTAGGAAGGTCTGTCCCTGCCATTGAGGGACTAGTTGCTGGGACAGGACTAAGTCCTCTGATTGTGTGTTCGTTAGACACTGGCGATCGGGGACTTTTGTCCTCGTTTGTCGAGCGGTGGCACCGGGAGACGTATAGTTTCCATCTCCCTGTGCGAGAGGTACAAATCACGCTGGACGACGTCTCGCCGCTTTTGCATTTGCCCGTGGTTGGCGACTTACACGCCTTTCAGCCCTTGCACGTGGATGATGCAGTTCAGATGCTGGTGGACTTATTGATGGTCTTTGCAGAGGCTGCCGGGCCTGAGGCAGGGCAGTGTCATGGACCGTACGTACACCTACAATGGGTACGTGATATCTACGAGCACCAATGCCAGGCAGGTCATTGGACAGCTGCAACCAATGTTCATGTTGTGTATTTGGAGGCCCTTCGTGACCTTAGTCAGACCAGGAGGTACGCCTAA